Proteins encoded in a region of the Falco rusticolus isolate bFalRus1 chromosome 10, bFalRus1.pri, whole genome shotgun sequence genome:
- the TALDO1 gene encoding transaldolase, whose translation MSVSPVKRQKMESVLDQLKHHTTVVADTGDFNAIDEYKPLDATTNPSLILAAAQMPVYQELVDDAVAYGKKLGGSEEEQIKNACDKLFVLFGAEILKRIPGRVSTEVDARLSFDKEGMIQRARRLIDLYKEAGIGKDRILIKLSSTWEGIQAGKVLEAEYGIHCNMTLLFSFAQAVACAEAGVTLISPFVGRILDWYVANGDKKTYEPSEDPGVKSVTKIYNYYKKFGYKTIVMGASFRNTGEIKALTGCDYLTISPKLLAELSKEYVKLTPTLSVKEAQACELEKIHLDEKAFRWHHNEDQMAVEKLSDGIRRFAADAMKLERMLKERMFSAENGK comes from the exons ATGTCGGTGTCTCCCGTAAAGCGGCAGAAGATGGAGTCGGTGCTGGACCAGCTCAAGCACCACACCACCGTGGTGGCCGACACCGGGGACTTCAACG CAATTGATGAGTACAAGCCCCTGGATGCCACCACAAACCCATCTCTGATACTAGCTGCTGCTCAGATGCCAGTTTACCAGGAACTTGTGGATGATGCTGTTGCCTATGGGAAAAAACTTGGCGG gtCAGAAGAGGAGCAGATCAAAAACGCTTGTGACAAACTTTTTGTATTATTTGGAGCTGAAATATTGAAGAGGATACCTGGCCGCGTGTCCACAGAAGTAGATGCAAG GTTGTCCTTTGATAAGGAAGGAATGATTCAAAGGGCCAGGCGTCTCATTGACCTTTATAAGGAAGCAGGAATTGGTAAGGATCGTATTCTCATAAAGCTGTCTTCAACGTGGGAAGGAATCCAGGCTGGCAA GGTTCTGGAAGCAGAATATGGGATTCACTGCAACATGACCTTGCTGTTCTCCTTTGCTCAGGCCGTTGCCTGTGCTGAAGCTGGAGTTACTCTGATTTCCCCATTCGTAGGACGTATCCTGGATTGGTATGTTGCAAATGGAGATAAGAAAACCTATGAGCCTTCAGAGGATCCAG GAGTGAAGAGTGTCACTAAGATCTATAACTACTACAAAAAGTTTGGCTACAAAACTATTGTGATGGGTGCTTCGTTTCGAAATACgggagaaataaaagcactCACAGGCTGTGACTATCTCACTATTTCACCCAAGCTTTTGGCAGAGCTCAGCAAAGAGTATGTCAAGCTAACCCCCACACTCAGTGTAAAAGAGG CTCAGGCATGTGAGCTTGAGAAGATCCACCTGGATGAGAAGGCATTCCGCTGGCACCATAACGAAGACCAGATGGCTGTGGAGAAATTATCTGATGGGATCAGAAGATTTGCTGCAGATGCCATGAAGCTGGAGAGGATGTTAAAG gAGCGAATGTTCAGTGCTGAAAATGGAAagtag